In Anaerobacillus isosaccharinicus, one genomic interval encodes:
- a CDS encoding reverse transcriptase-like protein, with the protein MKIRMEIFYKPKNGTNQYELSTDFMPVQEALFLSEDLEKTGRIAKLNFLDETDASWLKKHLKKYLESLKEEPHNVLIYFDGGYNEEQRLSGVGVSIYYEQNDKYFRLRKNDRLEQLNSNNEAEFAALFAAINELENLGVHHLPITVKGDSLVVINQAKGEWPCYEEEHIRWLDRIEAKIKELGLTVTFEAISRSENKEADHLATQALAETFIDATSEVKGY; encoded by the coding sequence ATGAAAATACGGATGGAAATTTTTTATAAACCGAAAAATGGAACAAATCAATACGAATTATCAACAGATTTCATGCCTGTGCAAGAAGCTCTTTTTTTAAGTGAAGACTTAGAAAAAACAGGCCGTATCGCAAAACTTAATTTTCTTGACGAGACCGATGCCAGTTGGCTAAAAAAGCATTTAAAGAAATATTTAGAAAGTCTTAAAGAAGAGCCTCACAATGTGTTGATCTATTTTGATGGCGGTTATAATGAAGAACAACGTCTTTCTGGAGTCGGAGTGTCTATTTACTATGAACAAAATGATAAATACTTTCGACTTCGAAAAAATGACCGACTAGAACAACTTAATTCAAATAACGAAGCTGAGTTTGCTGCCCTTTTTGCTGCCATAAATGAGTTAGAAAATTTAGGTGTTCACCACCTTCCGATAACTGTAAAAGGTGATTCGTTAGTTGTCATTAACCAAGCCAAAGGCGAATGGCCTTGCTACGAGGAAGAACATATCCGCTGGCTTGACCGGATCGAAGCAAAAATAAAAGAGCTTGGTCTAACAGTTACCTTCGAAGCCATTAGCCGCAGTGAAAACAAAGAAGCAGATCACCTCGCCACCCAAGCGTTGGCTGAGACATTTATTGATGCAACGAGTGAGGTGAAGGGGTATTAG
- the tlp gene encoding small acid-soluble spore protein Tlp: MAKPDNRYNNAERLEQMVNNTIENLEEAHKTLQNEDLNKADRDAIEAKNARREQSIDSFKAEIEDEVAARENGEI, encoded by the coding sequence ATGGCAAAACCAGACAATCGCTATAATAATGCAGAACGTTTAGAACAAATGGTGAACAACACAATTGAGAATTTGGAAGAAGCACATAAAACGTTGCAAAATGAAGATTTAAATAAAGCAGACCGAGACGCAATTGAAGCAAAAAATGCTAGACGTGAACAAAGCATCGATAGCTTTAAGGCGGAAATTGAAGATGAAGTTGCAGCTAGGGAAAACGGTGAAATTTAA
- a CDS encoding acyl-CoA thioesterase, translated as MLISIAEIEVRYAETDQMGVVYHANYLVWCEIGRTKIIEEMGFKYAEMEQDGIMSPVVNVQFSYKYPAKYGETVVVRTWVEAYNSVKVTYGYEIVNQEGKVCVTGTSEHVCVMKNSFRPISIKRKFPRLHEAYEKVKKK; from the coding sequence TTGTTAATTTCGATTGCAGAAATTGAAGTTCGTTATGCGGAAACTGATCAAATGGGTGTTGTCTACCATGCCAATTATCTGGTTTGGTGTGAAATTGGACGGACAAAAATTATTGAAGAAATGGGTTTTAAATATGCCGAAATGGAACAAGATGGGATCATGTCTCCTGTTGTCAATGTGCAATTTTCATATAAGTATCCCGCAAAATACGGAGAAACTGTGGTAGTGAGGACATGGGTGGAGGCTTACAATAGCGTTAAAGTTACATATGGTTATGAAATCGTAAATCAAGAAGGAAAAGTATGTGTAACTGGAACGAGTGAACATGTTTGCGTGATGAAAAATTCGTTTCGTCCAATATCCATAAAACGAAAGTTTCCTCGCTTGCATGAAGCCTATGAAAAAGTGAAAAAGAAGTAA
- a CDS encoding PHP domain-containing protein — translation MKNADLHMHTTASDGGYSPRELVAKCKEVGLEYIAITDHDTVGGVEEAMEEGEKLGITVIPGIEFSTKENGVSIHVLGYGLDLNDEALLNMLGEQQRMRKKRMEEMVTKFANINIQINAADILKEADGGSIGRPHVAKVLVKTGVVKDVAEAFQLYLGEGKPCYVKKEREMTPMEALKWIEASHGVAIVAHPVYYELDEKIEEWAATGLLHGVEVYHRDHDEDVQNHYELLVQQIEANLQVSLLRTGGSDFHHEDYGRVRQPLGETRIENELAIKLLGRMNERD, via the coding sequence TTGAAAAACGCGGATTTGCATATGCATACAACAGCATCTGACGGGGGATATTCGCCTCGGGAATTGGTCGCTAAGTGTAAGGAAGTAGGACTTGAGTACATTGCCATAACTGATCATGATACCGTTGGCGGTGTAGAAGAGGCAATGGAGGAAGGTGAAAAGCTTGGGATTACCGTTATCCCTGGAATTGAATTTTCTACAAAAGAAAATGGCGTCAGTATTCATGTCTTAGGATATGGTCTTGATCTGAATGATGAAGCTCTTTTAAATATGCTCGGTGAACAACAGAGGATGAGAAAAAAGCGAATGGAAGAAATGGTAACAAAATTTGCCAATATCAATATCCAAATAAATGCGGCTGATATTTTAAAAGAAGCTGATGGTGGCAGCATTGGTAGACCTCATGTAGCAAAAGTGCTAGTGAAAACAGGTGTTGTTAAAGATGTTGCTGAAGCATTCCAGCTTTATTTAGGAGAAGGTAAACCGTGCTATGTGAAAAAAGAGCGGGAAATGACACCAATGGAGGCGCTAAAATGGATTGAAGCTTCCCATGGAGTTGCTATCGTTGCACACCCTGTCTATTATGAATTAGATGAAAAAATAGAGGAGTGGGCAGCTACTGGATTGCTACATGGTGTAGAAGTTTACCATCGCGACCATGATGAAGATGTCCAAAATCATTATGAGTTGCTGGTTCAGCAAATCGAGGCAAATTTACAAGTGTCTTTACTGAGAACAGGTGGCTCTGACTTTCATCACGAAGACTACGGAAGAGTTCGTCAACCGCTAGGAGAAACTAGGATTGAGAACGAGTTAGCGATTAAGTTGCTTGGGCGAATGAATGAACGAGATTAA
- the nadE gene encoding ammonia-dependent NAD(+) synthetase codes for MGTMQQKIIEAMKVKPFIDVKVEIEQRVQLLKHYILKTKTKGYVLGISGGQDSTLAGKLCQIAIDELNEKEQGNPYQFIAVRLPYGEQQDEQDAQDALIFIAPSKTITVNIKEAVDASTKAFLDATGNKLSPFMKGNTKARERMKVQYDIGAYYQCLVVGTDHSAEAITGFYTKHGDGACDIVPLFGLNKRQGKQLLQHLGCPQHLYLKVPTADLEDDKPGLPDEAALGFTYENIDDYLEGKPVPAEVSDKIEAKYKVTEHKRQAAVSIYDEWWK; via the coding sequence ATGGGAACAATGCAACAAAAGATCATCGAAGCGATGAAGGTAAAGCCTTTCATTGATGTAAAAGTAGAAATTGAACAGCGAGTTCAACTTTTGAAACATTATATACTTAAAACAAAAACAAAAGGTTATGTGTTAGGGATTTCAGGTGGACAAGATTCCACATTAGCAGGTAAGCTCTGTCAAATAGCCATCGATGAGTTAAACGAAAAAGAACAGGGAAATCCGTATCAATTTATTGCAGTTCGCCTGCCTTATGGTGAACAACAAGATGAACAAGATGCCCAGGATGCGCTGATTTTTATTGCACCGTCAAAAACAATTACTGTCAATATTAAAGAAGCAGTAGATGCTTCAACAAAAGCATTTTTAGATGCGACAGGAAACAAGCTTAGTCCTTTTATGAAAGGAAATACAAAAGCTAGAGAGAGAATGAAAGTTCAGTACGATATTGGTGCCTACTATCAATGTCTTGTTGTGGGAACTGATCACTCAGCAGAAGCGATTACAGGCTTTTATACAAAACATGGTGATGGTGCTTGTGATATCGTTCCTCTTTTTGGTTTAAATAAAAGACAAGGGAAACAATTACTGCAGCATTTAGGTTGCCCCCAACACCTTTATTTAAAGGTTCCTACTGCTGACCTTGAAGACGATAAACCAGGATTACCGGATGAAGCAGCTTTAGGATTTACCTATGAAAACATTGACGATTATTTAGAGGGGAAACCAGTTCCAGCTGAAGTTAGTGATAAAATTGAAGCAAAATACAAAGTTACTGAACACAAGCGCCAAGCAGCAGTGAGCATTTATGATGAGTGGTGGAAGTAA